The Carassius auratus strain Wakin chromosome 5, ASM336829v1, whole genome shotgun sequence genome includes a window with the following:
- the LOC113079771 gene encoding retinoic acid receptor RXR-alpha-B-like isoform X3, with the protein METKPFLSLDSSGQLSSSPLSSSMGHRCISNHPLRPPLLSPSAMSSSPGQLHSPINGLPSPFPVISSPMGHPSMSGPSSTSMTFRPSLSPQLTSPMNAVSSSEDIKPPLGLNGVMKVPAQPTGTSLSLTKHICAICGDRSSGKHYGVYSCEGCKGFFKRTVRKDLTYTCRDNKDCLIDKRQRNRCQYCRYQKCLAMGMRREAVQEERQRAKERSEAEFSSCANEDMPVEKILEAELAVEPKTETYVEANLSAPANSPNDPVTNICQAADKQLFTLVEWAKRIPHFSDLPLDDQVILLRAGWNELLIASFSHRSIAVKDGILLATGLHVHRNSAHTAGVGAIFDRVLTELVSKMRDMQMDKTELGCLRAIVLFNPDSKGLSNPSEVEALRERVYASLEAYCKHKYPDQPGRFAKLLLRLPALRSIGLKCLEHLFFFKLIGDTPIDTFLMEMLEAPHQMT; encoded by the exons ACTCCTCCGGTCAGCTCTCGTCGTCTCCTCTGAGCTCCTCAATGGGTCACCGATGCATCAGTAACCATCCTCTCCGGCCGCCCCTGCTCAGCCCGTCCGCCATGAGCTCCAGCCCGGGTCAGCTGCACTCGCCCATCAACGGCCTGCCCTCGCCGTTCCCCGTTATCAGCTCGCCCATGGGCCATCCTTCCATGAGCGGCCCGTCCTCCACCAGCATGACCTTCAGACCCAGCCTGAGCCCACAG CTCACTTCACCCATGAATGCAGTCAGTAGTTCGGAGGACATTAAACCCCCCCTGGGTCTGAACGGGGTGATGAAGGTCCCGGCACAGCCTACAGGCACATCCCTCTCCCTCACTAAACACATCTGTGCCATTTGCGGAGACCGTTCATCAg GTAAACACTACGGGGTGTACAGCTGTGAGGGCTGTAAGGGCTTCTTCAAGAGAACGGTGAGAAAGGATTTGACGTACACTTGCCGAGACAACAAGGACTGTTTAATTGACAAACGCCAACGCAACCGCTGCCAGTACTGCCGGTATCAGAAGTGCTTAGCCATGGGAATGAGGAGAGAAG CCGTTCAGGAGGAGCGGCAGCGGGCGAAGGAGCGGAGTGAGGCTGAGTTCAGCAGCTGTGCCAACGAGGACATGCCCGTGGAGAAGATTCTGGAAGCCGAACTGGCAGTGGAACCAAAGACGGAGACCTACGTGGAGGCCAACCTGAGTGCGCCTGCCAATTCT ccTAACGACCCTGTCACAAACATCTGCCAAGCAGCTGACAAGCAGCTCTTTACCTTAGTGGAGTGGGCCAAGCGGATACCTCACTTTTCGGATCTCCCACTGGACGATCAAGTCATCCTCCTGCGAGCAG GGTGGAATGAACTCCTGATCGCCTCTTTTTCGCATCGTTCCATAGCTGTGAAAGATGGGATATTATTAGCTACAGGCCTTCACGTCCACAGAAACAGCGCACATACTGCCGGGGTGGGAGCCATCTTTGACAG AGTGCTGACAGAGCTTGTGTCAAAGATGAGAGACATGCAAATGGACAAGACTGAACTTGGATGCCTGCGGGCCATTGTTCTGTTCAATCCAG ATTCAAAAGGACTGTCTAATCCATCAGAGGTGGAGGCGTTAAGGGAAAGAGTGTATGCATCTCTAGAAGCCTACTGTAAACACAAATACCCCGATCAGCCTgggag ATTCGCCAAGCTGTTACTGCGTCTGCCTGCCCTGCGCTCCATTGGTCTTAAGTGTCTTGAACATCTCTTCTTTTTCAAGTTAATCGGAGACACACCCATCGACACTTTCCTAATGGAAATGCTCGAAGCGCCACACCAAATGACATAA